The Sabethes cyaneus chromosome 3, idSabCyanKW18_F2, whole genome shotgun sequence DNA window ctagatttgttgaagatcgtgccccacgtgatgatatccgctcggttcataacaccttgtagcgctatgttgaacagcaggcatgaaagaccatcaccttgacgaagccctctgtgtgattcgaatgaacttgacaatccacccgaaatccgaacacagcactgataGTACACAGTGCTATCGtcgatttaatcagtttgttgagcttcctggggaagctgttctcgtccatgattttccatagctctttccggtcgatggtatcataatgcgactttgaagtcaacgaacaaatgatgtgactcggtattcacggcccttttggaggatctgccgcagtgttaatatttgatccgttgtagaccgtccttcaacgaagccggcttgataagttcccacaaatcgttcccaattggcgatagtcgacgGAAAATGATTTGCGACAGCATTTTATAGGCGggattgagaacggtgatcgctcgatagttctcacagtccagcttgtcgccctttttatagatcgggcagataaacccatctttccactcctccggtagctgttccgtatcccaaattttaacaattagccggtgcatgcAAACAgcctggtcccattttaaaaaGCTCCGCTCccatgccatctttcccagctgacttgttgttctttagctgcatgatggccaccttaacttcgcctatcgttggggctggcaccttttCCCCGTGTTGCACTGTCGAAATCACTTTCCccaccgccatggttctccgcctgagcgccattcaggtgttcgtccaAGTGCttcttccacctatcggtcacctcacgattgtccgtcagaatactgccagtcttatcccgacacatttcggctctcggcacaaagcctttgcgggatccgttcagtttctggtagaactttcgcgtttccagagaacgatgcagctgctccaactctgcatattcctgctcttccaggtagcactttttctcccgaaagatttggtttcgctgcatcttcttctgtttgtgtctttccacgttctgacgtgtggcactgcgcatcttggccgcccgcgcagcgttctcctcatccatcaccctcctacattcatcgtcaaaccaatcgttccgctgattccgggccacatcactatgaaagctgtactcagctcgtgtgtgttgccgcagctctggtagattgTATGTCCATGTCTGAACGTACTTACCGTCGagttcttccagcacacctcctgcagcgctacgacgtcgaacttgcggctcttcaatacgtcggagagcactcgagtgctcccttggaagttgagagatcggcagttccacgtcccgagtttctaATCCACAGTTCTTTTCCGTCGCGTGGGTTTATTCCGAATGTTCCAGTCCGAATctccttgttcttcgttccgtgctttagtatttaatttaaccctgtttcgccggagagccaacgaagctcgaaagagctcTCCTTTTCcctgtcggcatacgaccttggcttccaccggggttggttacccgatctccaccaaggttgctcgtatcccggctggtaccacgtggaggtagagttaggagttgctgaataagaggctataaACCACTGTAggatctattttatgcctacaggaCAAGGCATCGTCGGTACGCTTAAAATCACCCGTAAATATGATAGAATGCTTTAAAGTAAAGCCCATGAAAGTAAATCAGCAAATGGACGATTTACCCGAATGTCGTGTTGTTCCTTCTGCATTTTTTGCTCCGAAGAAATAACACGACAGTCCGGTTTTTGTAAAATACAGTTCAAGACGGTTGATGGCATTTTTTGAGCCTGTATGTGTGGAGGCGCATGCAATCCCTATAATCAATTCGCATCATGAAATCGCTGAATACTCGCAGCATGCCTTGATTCATAGAACTAAAATGATCGACCAGACAGTATTAGTATCTCGTGACACAGTGACGTGATTATCGGTCCACAGGCGAAGTGACCTGGTGAAAGTGACGGAGTTAACCCGACGATTAGCAAGGTAATTATAAATATGTCCAATATGCTAGAATCGGCCGAGCTGATAATTAGGTGGGTGCAAAAGGCACAGTATGTAATGACGACCATAATTTATTATCACGTTGGAAGCATCTTCAGATGCTTAGGCAACATTTTTGGAAAAGGTGATCTACCAGAATATCTTACACTATTTCAAGATCGCGAAAAATAGATTAACCGCTCACCCAGTGTAACTAAAGAAAATCTTGTACTATTGAAAGCAGAAAAAATGGCTCCAGCATGCTGGAAATCAGTTCGAATCTTCAAGATATTTCCTGGATCCGATGCCGTACGAGATGTTGCATTTAAAACAGCAGAAAAAGATCTTATACCGATTACTTAGGTGTTATGGTCGACCATAAGTCTCATTGGAACGATCATCTGCAGTGAAACTTTTGGTTAAAAGTACGGAATTACTGTAGTGTCCTAAAACTACGCAAATATGAGCTCAAAAAAGGCTTGGTAAACTACAACGTGACATGCTCTTCAATAACTGGAGCAGTGAAAGCTCCCTTCACCGATCGCAACACATGGCAAGAAGATGGCCCTGAAACTCGTCTGGGATTAGTCTTTTAGACCTTAAAGGGTCCTAAATTCAAATTGCGAGCGCGGCCTATGCTAACAAACGTAATGTGTAGACAAAAAAAATGCTTCAATCAGTTACAATCATTCTATTTATCATTCATTCTATTAAGCTAGTTTTGTCGGTTTAACAAAAGTACGCTTTCTCTTCATCTTTTTACGGGCCAACTCCTGCTGATGCAGCTGCGAGTAAACTTCGGCAAAGATCTCCTTTTGCTCTTCCTCCGGTATAGTTCGTCTGTACTCCTTCATCAGATCGAACCGTTCCCACGGTGTGGCCAGCTTCTCGGCCTTAAGACGCTTTTTCTCGTTCGTATGCTCGTCTACGTTGGCCACACCCTGCAGATCGTGTCGCTCCCAACGATCGTACCACGGTCTCGGTTTCATAACCACCTTCACATCGTTCACAGGAACTGGAGCCCCTTCGGGCAGTGACTCCGGCTCCATGTTCAAACTGAATGTACTGTACTCATCCAGGGCATCCCGTAGATAGATCAGGTGGTCATCTAAACGTTTTTCCAGTCGTAAAACCTCAATCTTTAGTAACGTTGGATCGTACAAATCGTAGCTGATTTCGATTCCCTGATTATCAACTACGTTTCTTAGAATAAACCGAGCCCGTAAACCACACTTTTCCCGCATAATACAAATGCCCACGAAACGGGAAGTTTTCCCTTCGGCGTGCACATCCGATGAGGTTACCGCCAACACTGATCCGACGTAAAACTCGGGAATATCGACATTCGATCGACGGTTCAGCATATCTAGCCGTTCAAGCTTTTCCCGAATCTGGTTACGCCATTCGACTTTAGGATCCGGCAGAAACTCCTGATATATGTAACGATATTCCGGAGGAATCATGCTTTTACGTTCGGCTCCGCTGGTTGCCGGATTTGCGCTTCGTGTTTGTGGCTGAAATTTTGGTGCTGCAGCAGCGGGGTCCGGTTTTGTGGAATATGTAGCAGCCGGACTGAGTAACTCTGTAAGAGAAGTGTTTTAACGTTAACTTCGTTACTTTGAGGAAGCTGGTGACCATTTTTGTGCTCTTACCTAATCGCGCAAAAGTTAGCAACGAAATCCTTCTGGATGTTAAA harbors:
- the LOC128743251 gene encoding 39S ribosomal protein L19, mitochondrial, with product MNIFQRHLTSRRISLLTFARLELLSPAATYSTKPDPAAAAPKFQPQTRSANPATSGAERKSMIPPEYRYIYQEFLPDPKVEWRNQIREKLERLDMLNRRSNVDIPEFYVGSVLAVTSSDVHAEGKTSRFVGICIMREKCGLRARFILRNVVDNQGIEISYDLYDPTLLKIEVLRLEKRLDDHLIYLRDALDEYSTFSLNMEPESLPEGAPVPVNDVKVVMKPRPWYDRWERHDLQGVANVDEHTNEKKRLKAEKLATPWERFDLMKEYRRTIPEEEQKEIFAEVYSQLHQQELARKKMKRKRTFVKPTKLA